Proteins from a single region of Macaca fascicularis isolate 582-1 chromosome 17, T2T-MFA8v1.1:
- the GPR18 gene encoding N-arachidonyl glycine receptor has product MITLNNQDQPVPFNNSYPDEYKIAALVFYSCIFIIGLFVNITALWVFSCTTKKRTTVTIYMMNVALVDLIFIMTLPFRMFYYAKDEWPFGEYFCQILGALTVFYPSIALWLLAFISADRYMAIVQPKYAKELKNTCKAVLACVGVWIMTLTTTIPLLLLHKDPDKDSTPATCLKISDIVYLKAVNVLNFTRLTFFFLIPLFIMIGCYLVIIHNLLHGRTSKLKPKVKEKSIRIIITLLVQVLVCFMPFHICFAFLMLGTGENSYSPWGAFTTFLMNLSTCLDVILYYIVSKQFQARVISVMLYRNYLRSMRRKSFRSGSLRSLSNINSEML; this is encoded by the coding sequence ATGATCACCCTGAACAATCAAGATCAACCTGTCCCTTTTAACAACTCATATCCAGATGAATACAAAATTGCAGCCCTTGTCTTCTATAGCTGTATCTtcataattggattatttgttaaCATCACTGCATTATGGGTTTTCAGTTGTACCACCAAAAAGAGAACCACTGTAACCATCTACATGATGAATGTGGCATTAGTGGATTTGATATTTATAATGACTCTACCCTTTCGAATGTTTTATTATGCAAAAGATGAATGGCCATTTGGAGAGTACTTCTGCCAGATTCTTGGAGCTCTTACAGTGTTTTACCCAAGCATTGCTCTATGGCTTCTTGCCTTTATTAGTGCCGACAGATACATGGCCATTGTGCAGCCGAAGTATGCCAAAGAACTTAAAAACACGTGCAAAGCCGTGCTGGCGTGTGTGGGAGTCTGGATAATGACCCTGACCACAACCATCCCTCTGCTACTGCTCCATAAAGACCCGGATAAAGACTCCACCCCCGCCACCTGCCTCAAGATTTCTGACATCGTCTATCTAAAAGCTGTGAATGTGCTAAACTTCACACgactgacattttttttcttgattcctTTGTTCATCATGATTGGGTGCTACTTGGTCATTATTCATAATCTCCTTCATGGCAGGACGTCTAAGCTGAAACCCAAAGTCAAGGAGAAGTCCATAAGGATCATCATCACACTGCTGGTGCAGGTGCTCGTCTGCTTTATGCCCTTCCACATCTGTTTTGCTTTCCTGATGCTGGGAACGGGGGAGAACAGTTATAGTCCCTGGGGAGCCTTTACCACCTTCCTCATGAACCTCAGCACATGTCTGGATGTGATTCTCTACTACATCGTTTCAAAACAATTTCAGGCTCGAGTCATTAGTGTCATGCTATACCGTAATTACCTTCGAAGCATGCGCAGAAAAAGTTTCCGATCTGGTAGTTTACGGTCACTAAGCAATATAAACAGTGAAATGTTATGA